The following are encoded in a window of Haloplanus vescus genomic DNA:
- a CDS encoding peroxiredoxin gives MLEPGDSAPEITAQTQDGESVTLSFADPAVVYFYPKDFTGGCTTEASEFQATLPEFRELGVTVYGVSTDDVETHADFADSEGLLFDLLADPDGEVASAFGVSTDGGTADRVTFLLADGEVRERYDAVDPDGHARAVLEDARSEFVVGG, from the coding sequence ATGCTCGAACCCGGCGATTCAGCGCCCGAAATCACGGCACAGACACAGGACGGCGAGTCGGTCACCCTCTCCTTCGCGGACCCAGCGGTCGTCTACTTCTACCCCAAGGACTTCACGGGCGGGTGCACGACGGAGGCAAGCGAGTTCCAGGCGACGCTGCCCGAATTCCGCGAACTCGGCGTGACAGTATATGGTGTTTCGACCGACGACGTCGAGACACATGCGGACTTCGCCGATTCGGAGGGTCTCCTGTTCGACTTGCTCGCGGACCCCGACGGCGAGGTTGCGTCGGCCTTCGGCGTCTCGACCGACGGCGGGACGGCAGATAGGGTCACCTTCCTCCTCGCCGACGGTGAGGTGCGCGAACGCTACGACGCGGTCGACCCCGACGGCCACGCGCGGGCAGTCCTCGAGGACGCGCGAAGCGAGTTCGTCGTCGGCGGGTAA
- a CDS encoding P-loop NTPase family protein: MSDAADGTAALVGATGGAGTTRLTVELGTLLANDGRDVCILDAAFATQGLADYLSGRLDPDLTALLTDDADAPLSDGVVDFSLDSDGGRLACCPAAAPFERLARAKSPAAAQAFESRVATAATTFDHVLVDTPPVAANQAVAAVNATDRTVLVAPAATRGRDAVQRLSDRLADLDVDIDGVVSTRGELAVADAAVPETDADVTAAPTCLADSSMATAVATVADIAVDATPATEDGRGLLDSVGDLVSG, encoded by the coding sequence ATGAGTGACGCTGCTGACGGGACGGCGGCGCTGGTCGGCGCCACTGGTGGCGCGGGGACGACGCGACTGACGGTCGAACTCGGAACCCTCCTCGCGAACGACGGGCGGGACGTGTGCATTCTCGACGCCGCCTTCGCGACGCAGGGCCTCGCCGACTACCTTTCCGGGCGACTCGACCCCGACCTGACGGCGCTGCTCACCGACGACGCGGACGCTCCGCTCTCGGACGGCGTCGTCGATTTCTCGCTCGACAGCGACGGCGGTCGGCTGGCCTGTTGCCCCGCCGCTGCCCCCTTCGAGCGACTGGCGCGAGCGAAATCACCGGCCGCGGCGCAGGCGTTCGAATCGCGGGTCGCCACCGCGGCGACGACGTTCGACCACGTCCTCGTCGATACGCCGCCCGTGGCCGCGAATCAGGCCGTCGCTGCCGTGAACGCCACGGACCGAACCGTCCTCGTCGCGCCCGCGGCGACGCGTGGTCGGGACGCCGTCCAGCGACTCTCCGACCGCCTCGCCGACCTCGACGTCGACATCGACGGCGTCGTCTCGACGCGGGGTGAGCTCGCCGTCGCCGACGCCGCTGTCCCCGAGACGGACGCCGACGTGACCGCCGCGCCGACCTGTCTCGCCGACTCCTCGATGGCGACTGCCGTCGCCACCGTCGCCGACATCGCTGTCGACGCGACGCCCGCGACCGAGGACGGCCGCGGCCTCCTCGACTCTGTCGGCGACCTTGTTTCGGGGTAG
- a CDS encoding inorganic phosphate transporter: MSSAIGIVAIALVTSLFMAFTVGANSNSAPIAPAVGANAISTLKGALLVGIVAALGAVAQGGSISETIGHGLVTGVTITPLAAATTLLTAATLITVGNTYGYPIPSAFTVSGAAIGAGLALGGGLAVGTYLQILGFWFAIPIVEAVLAYGLARLLLGDRIPDTVSIPLLVAGVGYALANVQLSFVPTPRGEQGSLAGFLAHGLVGQSALFGRDGLAVVLVSVVVALVAVAIAYRQLERDVTRGINRILIALALVVVFTSGGTQVGLATGPLEPVFSSALGLPGLYLLALGSIGILLGGWVRSPRLIQAVSREYASLGPKRSIAAFIPAFLVAQTAIILGFPISFNKVMISSIVGAGLVGGSSGSGGVSVKKTGYTLGAWVGSMVGGAAISFALYHVLAAVLGLG; this comes from the coding sequence ATGTCCTCGGCTATCGGCATCGTGGCTATCGCGCTCGTCACGTCGCTGTTCATGGCGTTCACCGTCGGCGCGAACAGCAACTCCGCGCCCATCGCGCCCGCCGTCGGCGCGAACGCGATTTCCACGCTCAAGGGAGCGTTACTGGTCGGCATCGTCGCTGCGCTCGGCGCCGTCGCCCAAGGTGGCAGTATCTCGGAGACGATTGGCCACGGGCTGGTCACGGGGGTCACGATTACGCCTCTCGCCGCTGCCACGACGTTGCTCACGGCGGCCACGCTCATCACGGTCGGCAACACCTACGGCTATCCGATTCCCTCCGCGTTCACCGTCAGCGGAGCCGCGATTGGCGCGGGACTCGCCCTCGGCGGTGGCCTCGCGGTCGGCACCTATCTCCAGATTCTCGGCTTCTGGTTCGCCATCCCCATCGTCGAAGCCGTCCTCGCCTACGGCCTCGCGCGACTCCTGCTCGGCGACCGGATTCCCGATACGGTCTCCATCCCGTTGCTGGTCGCCGGTGTCGGGTACGCGCTGGCGAACGTCCAGCTGTCCTTCGTCCCGACGCCACGCGGTGAGCAGGGGTCGCTCGCCGGCTTCCTCGCGCACGGACTGGTGGGGCAGTCCGCGCTCTTCGGGCGCGACGGGCTCGCCGTCGTCCTCGTCAGCGTCGTCGTGGCACTCGTTGCGGTGGCGATTGCTTACCGGCAGCTGGAACGGGACGTGACGCGGGGCATCAATCGCATCCTCATCGCACTCGCTCTCGTCGTCGTGTTCACGAGCGGCGGGACGCAGGTCGGTCTCGCGACCGGGCCGCTGGAGCCGGTCTTCTCCTCTGCACTCGGGCTACCGGGGCTGTACCTGCTCGCGCTCGGTAGTATCGGCATCCTGCTGGGCGGCTGGGTTCGGTCGCCACGACTCATTCAGGCCGTCTCCCGCGAGTACGCGTCGCTCGGACCCAAGCGGTCCATCGCCGCGTTCATCCCCGCCTTCCTCGTCGCACAGACTGCGATTATCCTCGGCTTCCCAATCTCGTTCAACAAGGTGATGATTTCGAGTATCGTCGGGGCGGGGCTCGTCGGTGGGTCGTCCGGGTCGGGTGGCGTCTCCGTCAAGAAGACCGGTTACACGCTCGGTGCGTGGGTCGGCTCGATGGTCGGCGGGGCAGCGATCAGTTTCGCCCTCTACCACGTTCTCGCCGCGGTCTTGGGACTGGGGTGA
- a CDS encoding ribose-phosphate diphosphokinase, with translation MILPGSDSQALGSALAAETGRELAAVTYDRFPDGEGMASVDLDGTAPDRAVVVASTPSDTAYVELLQLQDAVREAGADHVTTVIPYMGYGRQERAFEPGQPVSARAVARAVATGTDRVILVNPHEASVTDFFDVPCSVVDAAPRLADPLPADLTDPLFLSPDAGAVSLAESVRDAYGGGDVDYFEKVRHSGTEVDITPSDADVTGRDVVVVDDIIATGSTMSESIGVLADRNAADVFVTCVHPLLVRNARTKLERAGVTAVYGTDTLEREVTTTSVAPVVADALGSAAAE, from the coding sequence ATGATCCTCCCCGGTTCCGACTCGCAGGCGCTCGGTTCGGCACTCGCCGCCGAGACGGGTCGCGAGCTCGCCGCGGTGACGTACGACCGCTTCCCCGACGGGGAAGGGATGGCGTCGGTCGACCTCGACGGCACGGCCCCCGACCGGGCCGTCGTCGTCGCGTCGACGCCCTCCGACACCGCCTACGTCGAACTCCTGCAACTGCAGGACGCTGTCCGGGAAGCCGGCGCCGACCACGTGACGACCGTCATCCCCTACATGGGCTACGGCCGGCAGGAACGCGCGTTCGAACCCGGCCAACCCGTCTCCGCGCGGGCAGTGGCCCGCGCCGTCGCCACCGGCACCGACCGCGTGATTCTCGTCAACCCCCACGAGGCGTCGGTGACCGACTTCTTCGACGTGCCCTGTTCCGTCGTCGACGCCGCGCCGCGACTCGCCGACCCGCTCCCCGCCGACCTGACCGACCCGCTCTTTCTCTCGCCCGACGCGGGCGCCGTCTCACTCGCTGAATCCGTCCGTGACGCCTACGGCGGCGGCGACGTGGACTACTTCGAGAAGGTGCGTCACTCGGGGACGGAGGTCGACATCACGCCCAGCGACGCCGACGTGACCGGACGTGACGTGGTCGTCGTCGACGACATCATCGCCACGGGGTCGACCATGAGCGAGTCCATCGGCGTCCTCGCTGACCGCAACGCTGCCGACGTGTTCGTCACCTGCGTCCACCCGCTCCTGGTGCGGAACGCGCGGACGAAACTCGAACGCGCCGGCGTCACCGCCGTCTACGGCACGGACACCTTGGAGCGCGAGGTGACGACCACCTCCGTCGCGCCCGTCGTCGCCGACGCGTTGGGGTCCGCTGCCGCCGAGTAA
- a CDS encoding HIT family protein — MADCIFCSIVDGDIPNHTVYEDDDVLAFLDVNPLARGHTLVIPKEHHERVNDLPADLAADVFATVHDLTDDVEAAVDAEATTIAVNNGPAAGQEVPHVHAHIVPRSEADGGKPVHALIDNPPEVDDDEFADVAAAIRDD; from the coding sequence ATGGCCGACTGCATCTTCTGTTCCATCGTCGACGGCGACATTCCCAACCACACCGTGTACGAGGACGACGACGTGTTGGCGTTCCTCGACGTCAACCCGTTGGCCCGAGGCCACACGCTCGTCATCCCGAAAGAGCACCACGAACGCGTCAACGACCTCCCCGCGGACCTGGCCGCGGACGTGTTCGCCACCGTCCACGACCTGACCGACGACGTGGAGGCGGCCGTCGACGCCGAGGCGACGACCATCGCCGTCAACAACGGCCCCGCCGCCGGGCAGGAAGTGCCGCACGTCCACGCCCACATCGTCCCGCGCTCGGAGGCCGACGGCGGCAAACCCGTCCACGCCCTCATCGACAACCCGCCCGAGGTGGACGACGACGAGTTCGCGGACGTGGCCGCCGCCATCCGCGACGACTGA
- a CDS encoding replication factor C small subunit gives MSEAEGSSAGREIWIEKYRPQTLDDVKGQDDIVDRLQSYIAQHDLPHLLFSGPAGIGKTTCATAIAREVYGDDWRGNFLELNASDERGIDVVRDRIKSFARSSFGGFDYRVIFLDEADSLTSDAQSALRRTMEQFADNTRFILSCNYSSRIIDPIQSRCAVFRFSPLPDEAIAAQAREIAAAEDIEMTDDGLDALVYAASGDMRRAINTLQAAATTGELVDEEAVYTVTSTVRPEKIESMVEAAIEGNFPRARSTLETLLVDSGMAGGDVIDQLHRSAWEFDIDERRTVKLMERLGEADYRITEGANERVQLEAMLAALALDDEDA, from the coding sequence ATGAGCGAGGCCGAGGGGTCGTCTGCGGGACGGGAGATTTGGATCGAGAAGTATCGTCCACAGACCCTCGACGACGTGAAGGGACAGGACGACATCGTCGACCGACTGCAGAGCTACATCGCACAGCACGACCTGCCCCATCTCCTCTTCTCGGGGCCGGCGGGCATCGGCAAGACCACCTGCGCTACCGCCATCGCCCGCGAGGTGTACGGCGACGACTGGCGGGGCAACTTCCTCGAACTCAACGCCTCCGACGAACGCGGTATCGACGTGGTGCGCGACCGAATCAAGAGCTTCGCGCGCTCTTCGTTCGGCGGCTTCGATTACCGGGTGATATTCCTCGACGAGGCCGACTCCCTCACCAGCGACGCCCAGTCTGCGCTCCGCCGGACGATGGAGCAGTTCGCGGACAACACCCGCTTTATCCTCTCGTGTAACTACTCCAGTCGCATCATCGACCCCATCCAGTCGCGGTGCGCGGTCTTTCGCTTCTCGCCACTCCCGGACGAGGCCATCGCTGCGCAGGCGCGCGAAATCGCCGCGGCAGAGGATATCGAGATGACCGACGACGGCCTCGACGCACTCGTCTACGCCGCCAGCGGCGACATGCGCCGCGCCATTAACACGCTGCAGGCGGCGGCGACGACAGGCGAACTCGTCGACGAGGAGGCCGTCTACACCGTTACCAGCACCGTCCGCCCCGAGAAAATCGAGTCGATGGTGGAGGCGGCCATCGAGGGCAACTTCCCGCGGGCGCGCTCGACGCTCGAAACCCTGCTCGTCGACTCCGGGATGGCCGGGGGCGACGTCATCGACCAGCTCCACCGCTCGGCGTGGGAGTTCGACATCGACGAGCGCCGGACGGTCAAACTGATGGAGCGTCTCGGTGAGGCGGACTACCGCATCACCGAGGGCGCGAACGAACGCGTGCAGTTGGAGGCGATGTTGGCGGCGCTGGCCCTCGACGACGAGGACGCGTAG
- a CDS encoding alpha/beta fold hydrolase encodes MPTASNGSVSLYYEADGDGETVVFLGDVGYGAWQWGWQHGGLSGPFETLVTDLRGAGRSDAPAGPYAVDDLTADAQAVLEAHGARRVHVVGAGLGGMVALELARLSSRPRSLTLLGTAAAGADLSLDPLFGAPDDPDTLESSLAAALSREFVDANPDVVEQIVEWRAAEDATRDAWEAQAAAVEAFDISDRLYEIDCPALVVHGSDDAVWPVERGRRLAEGLPRGSFVELDAGHLVGIEQSRAVNDRLFGHVESA; translated from the coding sequence ATGCCGACCGCATCGAACGGCTCCGTGTCGCTCTATTACGAGGCTGACGGCGATGGCGAGACGGTCGTCTTCCTCGGCGACGTGGGCTACGGCGCGTGGCAGTGGGGGTGGCAACACGGCGGCCTGTCGGGGCCGTTCGAGACGCTGGTGACCGATCTTCGGGGGGCCGGCCGCTCCGACGCGCCCGCGGGCCCCTACGCGGTCGACGACCTCACCGCCGACGCCCAAGCGGTACTCGAAGCGCACGGCGCGCGTCGGGTCCACGTCGTCGGCGCGGGGTTGGGCGGGATGGTCGCACTCGAACTCGCACGACTCTCCTCGCGCCCGCGGTCGCTCACCCTCCTCGGGACGGCGGCCGCGGGGGCCGACCTCTCGCTCGACCCCCTGTTCGGGGCGCCGGACGACCCCGACACCTTGGAGTCGTCGCTCGCGGCCGCGCTCTCCCGCGAGTTCGTGGACGCCAACCCGGACGTGGTCGAGCAAATCGTCGAGTGGCGCGCCGCCGAGGACGCCACCCGAGACGCGTGGGAGGCCCAAGCGGCCGCCGTCGAGGCGTTCGATATCTCCGACCGCCTGTACGAAATCGACTGTCCGGCGCTGGTCGTCCACGGGTCCGACGACGCCGTCTGGCCCGTCGAGCGCGGCCGCCGACTCGCCGAGGGCCTGCCGCGCGGGTCGTTCGTCGAACTCGACGCCGGCCACCTTGTCGGAATCGAGCAGTCCCGCGCGGTGAACGACCGCCTCTTCGGCCACGTCGAATCGGCGTAA
- a CDS encoding DUF7858 family protein, translating to MGLSDIAAGIEVCEQQRERGVPTVDATGSDLLDRLDAHANHLPCTPEAAASVLDAYAAGTSIGDCAREAGIAPMTAAKLLHRCGVTGVSPLAPTAREILRDWLDGDLSRSEAVTLVGADEAEFALATYVETHEAVPDLADAVAGVLEPESNASVAKRDALAETMSAVEDLR from the coding sequence ATGGGGTTGTCGGACATCGCGGCCGGAATCGAAGTGTGCGAACAGCAGCGCGAGCGTGGCGTCCCGACGGTCGACGCGACGGGCAGTGACCTGCTGGACCGCCTCGACGCGCACGCGAATCACTTGCCGTGTACGCCCGAGGCGGCAGCGAGCGTCCTCGACGCGTACGCGGCGGGGACGAGTATCGGCGACTGTGCCCGCGAGGCGGGTATCGCACCGATGACGGCCGCCAAACTCCTGCATCGATGTGGCGTCACGGGCGTGTCGCCGCTGGCGCCGACGGCCCGCGAGATTCTGCGCGACTGGCTCGACGGCGACCTCTCGCGGTCCGAAGCCGTCACTCTCGTCGGCGCCGATGAAGCCGAGTTCGCGCTCGCGACGTACGTCGAAACCCACGAGGCCGTCCCGGACCTGGCCGACGCCGTCGCGGGCGTCCTCGAACCCGAGTCGAACGCGTCCGTCGCCAAGCGCGACGCGCTCGCCGAGACAATGAGCGCCGTCGAGGACCTCCGATAA
- the alaS gene encoding alanine--tRNA ligase has product MSELEDAYRLDYFEEEGFTRQECTSCGVHFWSRVERDTCGEPPCDDYSFIGNPGFDEAHSLEEMREAFLSFFEDNGHERIDPYPVAANRWRDDVLLTQASIYDFQPLVTSGETPPPANPLAISQPCIRMQDIDNVGKTGRHTMAFEMMAHHAFNARDEADGEYAYEGEVYWKDETVAYCDQFFEHMGADPAEITYIEDPWVGGGNAGPAFEVIYRGLELATLVFMSMEQDPDGEYEMKDGNRYSPMDTYIVDTGYGLERWTWMTQGTPTVYEAVYPEMIDFLTDRAGIDHSEEEEELIRDAARLSGYLDIDEVTDLASARADVAEELGVDPDRLTSLLEPLEDVYAIADHCRTLAYMFGDGIVPSNVGTGYLARMVLRRTKRLVDGLDIDAPLDELVDMQAERLGYTNRDTIRDIVRTEERKYRETLDRGARKVSDLAEEYAERGEPIPRETLIELYDSHGIQPDMVADIARDHGAEVDVPDDFYGLVAARHEGEGASEAAAERDERLSDLPETDRLFYDEQERTEFEAVVLDVFEREDGYDVVLDQTMFYPEGGGQPADTGTLSTDETTVEVTDVQRRDGVVLHRTDGNPGKGEFVRGQLDAERRYRLMRHHTATHVIGYAARQVLGQHVRQAGAQKGTDRARLDVRHFRRISREEVKEIERVANDVVTDNQQVAQEWPDRHEAEAEHGFDLYQGGVPPGEQIRLIHVADDVQACAGTHVSRTGDIGAIKILKTEPIQDGVERIVFAAGEAAIEATQRTEDALYDAADVLDVSPEDVPETAERFFEEWKARGKQIDQLKSELAEVRAASATDDGVDIGGFDAVIRRMDGDADELRATANAIVEEGSVAVLGSAQGGSAQFVVGVPDDVDINAGEVVGRLAAQVGGGGGGPPDFAQGGGPDVDALDDALDDAPDVLRAVQDA; this is encoded by the coding sequence ATGAGCGAACTCGAAGACGCCTACCGTCTCGACTACTTCGAGGAGGAGGGGTTCACTCGGCAGGAGTGTACCTCGTGTGGCGTGCACTTCTGGTCGCGCGTCGAGCGCGACACTTGCGGTGAGCCGCCTTGCGACGACTACTCCTTTATCGGCAACCCCGGCTTCGACGAAGCACACTCGCTGGAGGAGATGCGCGAGGCCTTCCTCTCTTTTTTCGAGGATAACGGCCACGAACGCATCGACCCCTATCCGGTCGCCGCGAACCGCTGGCGTGACGACGTCCTCCTGACGCAAGCGTCGATTTACGACTTCCAGCCACTGGTCACCTCCGGCGAGACACCGCCCCCGGCGAACCCCCTCGCCATCTCCCAGCCCTGCATTCGGATGCAGGACATCGACAACGTGGGCAAGACGGGCCGGCACACGATGGCCTTCGAGATGATGGCCCACCACGCCTTCAACGCCCGTGACGAGGCCGACGGCGAGTACGCCTACGAGGGCGAGGTGTACTGGAAAGACGAGACGGTCGCGTACTGCGACCAGTTCTTCGAGCACATGGGCGCCGACCCCGCCGAAATCACGTACATCGAGGACCCGTGGGTCGGCGGCGGCAACGCCGGCCCGGCCTTCGAAGTCATCTACCGCGGCCTCGAACTCGCCACGCTCGTCTTCATGTCGATGGAGCAGGACCCCGACGGCGAATACGAGATGAAAGACGGCAACCGCTACAGCCCGATGGACACGTACATCGTCGACACGGGCTACGGGCTGGAGCGGTGGACGTGGATGACACAGGGGACGCCGACGGTGTACGAGGCGGTCTACCCCGAGATGATAGACTTCCTCACCGACCGCGCCGGCATCGACCACTCCGAGGAGGAGGAGGAACTCATCCGCGATGCGGCCCGCCTCTCGGGCTATCTCGACATCGACGAGGTGACAGACCTCGCCTCGGCCCGCGCGGACGTGGCCGAGGAACTCGGCGTCGACCCCGACCGACTCACCAGTCTGCTCGAACCCCTCGAAGACGTGTACGCCATCGCGGACCACTGCCGGACGCTCGCGTACATGTTCGGCGACGGCATCGTCCCCTCGAACGTCGGCACGGGCTATCTCGCGCGGATGGTCCTTCGACGGACCAAGCGCCTCGTCGACGGCCTCGATATCGACGCACCGCTCGACGAACTCGTCGACATGCAGGCCGAGCGTCTCGGCTACACCAACCGCGACACCATCCGCGACATCGTCCGCACCGAGGAGCGCAAGTACCGCGAGACGCTCGACCGCGGCGCCCGAAAGGTGTCCGACCTCGCCGAGGAGTACGCCGAGCGCGGCGAACCCATCCCCCGCGAGACGCTCATCGAACTCTACGACTCCCACGGCATCCAGCCGGACATGGTGGCCGATATCGCCCGCGACCACGGCGCCGAAGTCGACGTGCCCGACGACTTCTACGGGCTGGTCGCGGCCCGCCACGAGGGCGAAGGGGCAAGCGAGGCGGCCGCCGAGCGAGACGAGCGACTGTCCGACCTCCCCGAGACCGACCGCCTGTTTTACGACGAGCAAGAACGCACCGAGTTCGAGGCCGTCGTCCTCGACGTGTTCGAACGCGAGGACGGCTACGACGTGGTGCTCGACCAGACGATGTTCTACCCCGAGGGTGGGGGCCAGCCCGCCGACACGGGCACGCTCTCGACGGACGAGACGACGGTCGAAGTGACCGATGTGCAGCGCCGCGACGGTGTCGTCCTCCACCGAACCGACGGCAACCCCGGCAAGGGCGAGTTCGTCCGCGGGCAGCTAGACGCCGAGCGTCGCTACCGGTTGATGCGCCACCATACCGCGACACACGTCATCGGCTACGCCGCGCGGCAGGTCCTCGGCCAGCACGTCCGACAGGCCGGTGCCCAGAAGGGGACCGACCGCGCCCGCCTCGACGTGCGGCACTTCCGGCGCATCTCCCGCGAGGAGGTAAAAGAAATCGAACGCGTCGCCAACGACGTGGTGACGGACAACCAGCAGGTCGCCCAAGAGTGGCCGGACCGCCACGAGGCGGAGGCCGAACACGGCTTCGACCTGTATCAGGGCGGCGTCCCACCGGGAGAGCAGATTCGGCTTATCCACGTCGCGGACGACGTGCAGGCGTGTGCCGGCACGCACGTCTCGCGGACGGGCGACATCGGCGCCATCAAGATTCTCAAGACCGAGCCGATTCAGGACGGCGTCGAGCGAATCGTCTTCGCGGCGGGCGAGGCGGCCATCGAGGCCACCCAGCGCACCGAGGACGCCCTCTACGACGCGGCGGACGTCCTCGACGTGTCGCCGGAGGACGTGCCCGAGACGGCCGAGCGGTTCTTCGAGGAGTGGAAGGCCCGCGGCAAACAGATCGACCAGCTCAAGTCCGAACTCGCGGAGGTGCGCGCCGCCTCGGCGACGGATGACGGGGTGGATATCGGCGGTTTCGACGCCGTGATTCGGCGGATGGACGGCGACGCCGACGAGCTCCGCGCCACCGCGAACGCCATCGTGGAGGAGGGGTCGGTGGCCGTCCTCGGGAGCGCACAGGGCGGCAGCGCGCAGTTCGTCGTCGGCGTCCCCGACGACGTGGACATCAACGCGGGCGAAGTCGTCGGCCGACTCGCTGCACAGGTCGGCGGCGGCGGTGGCGGCCCGCCGGACTTCGCGCAGGGTGGCGGCCCGGATGTCGACGCCCTCGACGACGCCCTCGACGACGCGCCGGACGTACTCCGCGCCGTGCAGGACGCCTGA
- a CDS encoding HVO_0234 family beta-propeller protein — protein sequence MDHDVTIDEKRVYAEREGAETVLVAAEQGVVVASLSGDRVGEFGLDYRGVARAVAAAGDRRAVATAEDVLVGDDDPTDFGPAVAVGFDDDALLAAGPDGRVARLDDEWTALGTVTDPRAIDGGMVAADSGVHQVVGDDLRNVGLDDVRDVSGRGMPLAATSHGLYRLGNGWMDDAEGAFDAVSVDAADDRAHAVGDAGLSEREAIGSWAPVDVPTDDRLADVAYTDAATVCVTESGTLLADTGDGWRTRELGVTGVTGLAVQR from the coding sequence ATGGACCACGACGTGACCATCGACGAGAAGCGCGTCTACGCGGAGCGAGAGGGCGCCGAGACGGTGTTGGTCGCCGCCGAACAGGGTGTCGTCGTCGCGTCGCTCTCCGGTGACCGCGTCGGCGAGTTCGGCCTCGACTACCGGGGCGTCGCTCGCGCCGTCGCCGCCGCCGGTGACCGCCGCGCCGTCGCCACCGCCGAGGACGTCCTCGTCGGCGACGACGACCCGACCGACTTCGGCCCCGCCGTCGCCGTCGGTTTCGACGACGACGCACTCCTCGCCGCCGGCCCGGACGGGCGCGTCGCCCGCCTCGACGACGAGTGGACGGCCCTGGGAACCGTTACGGACCCCCGCGCAATCGACGGCGGGATGGTCGCCGCGGACAGCGGCGTCCACCAAGTCGTCGGCGACGACCTGCGGAACGTCGGCCTCGACGACGTGCGCGACGTGTCCGGGCGGGGGATGCCCCTCGCGGCGACGAGCCACGGCCTCTATCGACTGGGCAACGGGTGGATGGACGACGCCGAGGGCGCGTTCGACGCCGTGAGCGTCGACGCCGCGGACGACCGGGCCCACGCCGTCGGCGACGCCGGCCTGTCCGAACGCGAGGCGATTGGCTCGTGGGCGCCCGTCGACGTGCCGACCGACGACCGACTCGCGGACGTGGCTTACACCGACGCGGCGACCGTCTGTGTCACCGAGTCCGGAACGCTCCTCGCCGACACGGGCGATGGCTGGCGGACGCGCGAACTCGGCGTCACGGGCGTGACGGGGCTCGCCGTCCAGCGCTGA
- a CDS encoding type 1 glutamine amidotransferase: MLRFALLDASHGVERTRRNFRRELDAALVEFDVTAGDLPPDFDYDAVVVTGSRSSVYQDDPWIDDLLDWIETAADRGLPILGVCYGHQALAAALGGRVESMDDYELGYREVQVVADDPLFEGVETPFTAFETHSDRVADLPPGATLLAENDRGVQAFRHGDCWGVQFHPEYDRASAEAVTREKDLPADRIERVLAGVDDDAYDAACRTKRLFDNFAASVRHRVAAD; the protein is encoded by the coding sequence ATGTTGCGGTTCGCGCTCCTCGACGCCTCCCACGGTGTCGAACGCACCCGTCGAAACTTCCGTCGCGAACTCGACGCCGCGCTCGTCGAGTTCGACGTGACCGCCGGCGACCTCCCGCCCGATTTCGACTACGACGCCGTCGTCGTCACGGGATCGCGCTCGTCGGTCTACCAGGACGACCCGTGGATAGACGACTTGCTCGACTGGATTGAAACGGCGGCCGACCGAGGGCTCCCGATTCTCGGCGTCTGCTACGGGCATCAGGCGCTCGCGGCGGCGCTCGGCGGCCGCGTCGAGTCCATGGACGACTATGAACTCGGCTACCGCGAGGTGCAGGTGGTGGCCGACGACCCACTCTTCGAGGGGGTCGAGACGCCGTTCACGGCCTTCGAAACCCACTCGGACCGCGTGGCCGACCTCCCGCCGGGCGCGACGTTGCTCGCCGAGAACGACCGCGGCGTGCAGGCCTTTCGCCACGGCGACTGCTGGGGCGTCCAGTTCCACCCCGAGTACGACCGGGCGAGCGCCGAGGCGGTCACCCGAGAGAAGGACCTGCCCGCTGACCGCATCGAGCGAGTCCTCGCGGGGGTCGACGACGACGCCTACGACGCGGCCTGCCGGACCAAGCGCCTGTTCGACAACTTCGCTGCGTCCGTGCGCCACCGTGTGGCGGCGGACTGA